AATTCCACTTCGCCCAGCCGGATATTCCCGTAGGGGTCATGCTCGATGACCACCCCCGGGATGGCCTGCAGCTCCGCAGGAGTGAATCGCTCGGCCAACCCCTCGGCGATTACCGCCACACCGTGCTTATGGCCCATGGCCCGCCGCTTAAGGATGGCCCCTTCCAGCACGTCGCACACGGCCTGCACGGTGATGGGGCCCGGCTTAAACTCCTCGGCGATGACCGCCAAGGTAGCCCCTGCTGCCTTCGCCATGCCCAGCGCCAAGTGACCGGCCTTCCGCCCCATGGCGACGATGAAATACCAGCGGTTCGTGGTGCGCGAGTCCTCCATGAGATTCTTTACCAACTCGGCCCCCAAGTGCCGGGCGGTCTGAAAGCCGAAGGTGGGAAGATTCTCGGGCAGCGGCAAGTCGTTGTCGATGGTCTTGGGCACGTGCGCGAACTTGATTTTGCCCTTGGCCGCCGCGGCCAGCTTGCTTGCCGCGTAGATGGTGTCGTCCCCGCCTATGGTGATGACATAGTTGACGCCCAAGTGGTGAAAGGCGCGCAGGCAATTGCGCAGCGTGCGTTCATCTTTGGTCGGGTTGACCCGTGAGGTGCGCAGGATGGAGCCGCCCATGAAGTGAATGCGCGCCACGTCCCGCATGTGCAGCTCCCGCACGTTTTGGCGGAGCTCATCCAGGTTGTCGCCGATGAGCCATTTGAAGCCATCCATGATGCCCAACACCTCGAGGTCCGATTTGCGCGCCTCAGTGGTGGCGGCGCTGATCACGCCGTTGATGCCCGGCGCCGGGCCGCCGCCCACAAGGATCGCCAGGCGACTCTTGCCACTCTTGGTCATGGGTGACTCTTCACCTCCAGGCATACGATGAGTCCATCCTACCACTTGACCACTGCCGAGGCCCAGGTGAATCCCGAGCCGAACGCCACCAGCACGATATAATCACCCTGTCGTACGCGCCCCTCCCTGACCGCTTCATGCAAGGCAATGGGGATCGAGGCTGCCGTGGTATTCCCGTACTTGTGAATGTTCGAGTAGACCTTGTCCATTCCGCCAAAGCGCTCAGCCACCGCTTCGGTGATGCGCAGATTCGCCTGGTGCGGGATGATGAGGGCCACTTGCTCAATGGTGAGCTCGTTGGCCCGCAGCGCCTCCTCGATGGCCTCGCAGAAGCGGGTCACGGCGTGCTTGAAAACGGTCCTGCCGTTCATCTTGGGGTCCAGGCTGCCGTCGGTGAGCATCTCCGGCGTCAGACGCGGACTGCGCAAGCAGCCAGGGTGCTCCATCCACAGCTCCTTGGCATAGCGACCATCGGCGAGCAGATTGGTGGACAGGATCCCAGAGCCGTCCGCGCTGGGCGTGACCACCACTGCACCGGCACCGTCGCCAAACAGCACCGCCGTGTCCCTCCCCGCAGTGCTGAGGTTGAGCCCGATTGATTGCACCTCTGCTCCGACGACCAGCACGCAGCGATACATGCCGGTGCGAACGTACTGGTCGGCAATGGACAGGCCGTAGATGAAGCCGCTGCACTGGTTGCGCACGTCAAGAGCGCCAACGTCGGTGATGCCCAGCTTGGCCTGCAGCAAGCAACCGGAGCCGGGAAATGGGTACTCCGGGCTCAGCGTGGCAAAGATGATAAAGTCCACCTCCTCTGGTTTCTTGCCGGCATCTTCCAGGGCCTTCAGGCTTGCGCCTAACCCAAGGTCGGCAGAGCCGACGCCTGGCGTAACGAACCGCCGCTCCACAATGCCGGTGCGCTCCCGAATCCACGCATCGCTGGTATCCATCAACTTTTCCAGATCGAAGTTGCTCACCACCCGCTCGGGAACACACATCCCTGTGCCGGCAATACGCGCTCTCACCATAGATTATCAGCCCGCCTCGATTCAATTGGCAACTGTAGTCACCAGGGCTGCTGGCTTACGGGCAGGGCGCGCCAGCAGCGGATCGATCACTTTCGGCATAAGCACTCGGGTTACTATCACGTAGGCAACGACCACATAGCCGGTACCAATCAAAAGATCGATGATGTAGTGCTGATTGAGGTAGACGGCAGAAAACCACACGCACAGAGGGTAAAGCGCCACCAGTGGCACCGGCCAGCGCAGGCCCTTGTGCACGAACAGGGCGATCACCACCGGGTAGGCCCCGTGCAAAGAGGGGATCGCTGCGAAATGGTTGGGATTGAATCCCCCCCACAGGGTGGTGAAGAACTTCATCCCGATCATCCGGTCCACGTTGAGAAGGCCGCCCGGGCCCATGCCCCAGAAAGAGGTCCTGGCCGGCTGACCAAAGCCATGGGCATATACGTACCACGGCGGGGCCGCAGGATAGGCCATGAAGGTGGCCAGCGCCGAGAAGTTCAGCAGCGTCAGGGTGCCAACGAAGGTGTAGAACAGCCGACGATCGTCCCTCGTGTGCCAGAAGTACCACCCCAAAACAATGGGCAGGCCGAAGTGAAGCGTATAGAACAGGCCCCCAGAGGCATCCAAGAGCTGGCGCAGCGGCGAAGCGCCCAACCTCTGTTGCCAGTGCTGGAAGAAGAAGCAGGGGAGCTGCCCGCCAAACAGTGGGCCAAACAGTGCCAACTCCACTCGGTAGGGGAGCGCCACGTTGATGACCCCCCGCACCGAGTCGGCAATGCCCCGCATCATGTCGTAGGCGGTCCAGAACACGATGAACGGGCTCCAATCGATGAGAAAGCGCTTGCCTTTCTCCTTGCCAAGCAGGGTAGCCAACATGAGCAAAGCCACGAAGGCGTGGTCAGGGCGGACGCGGATCACCTGGTTGATGGCGACAAAGTAGAGCACCACCGCGAGCAACACATACACTCGCCACCGCCGCGAAGGTTTATTGAAATACTGCCGAACGCGCACGAAGAGTCGCTTCATGGAATGTCTCTCACCTTTTCCCACCGATTCCGCGCGGGCGAAAAATGTATAAATGCCCCCGCAGAAAAACAAGCGCCATTTGTCCTCGTGAACCGGGGGCCGCTTTACGGACAGTGTTAGCCGCGCCGGGACGGTGGCGGCCCACCACAGTCAGCCGCGCACCTGGTGAACGGTTATCAGATTGGTAGTGCCCCGTCTGGGGATGGGGAAGCCCATCACCACCACCAGTAGGTCGCCAGGCGAGGCAAGGCGGGCGGCGAGCATGTGGGCGTCGATTCTCTCCAGAAGGTCCTGCAAGTCATCGCTAAACTGGAGCAGGCGGGGGCGCACGCCCCAGACAAGCTGCATCTGCCGCTGCACCGCCACATGCGGCGTAAAGGCGACAATCGGCGCCTCTGGCCGATACTTGGCAATCATGCATGCGGTGTAGCCTGACTGCGTGAGGGTGACAATGGCGCGCGCCTTCAGGTCAGCGGCTGCGCGGCAAGCAGAATCAGCCACTGCGTCGGCAACAGTCGGGGTCGCGGCTGGGCGTGGCGGCGCCTCGCTGCGCAGGTAGCGCTCCTCGCCTTCCACCGCACGAATGATGCGCGCAAGCATTCTCGCCACCTGCACTGGACGCTCGCCGGTGGCAGTTTCGGCGGTAAGCATCACGGCATCGGCCCCTTCCTGGATGGCATTAGCTACATCGGTGACCTCTGCGCGGGTGGGACGAGGCTGCGTGCGCATCGACTCCAGCATCTGCGTGGCGACGATACAGGGCACCCCCGTCTGCCGGCAGCGGTGGACAATCTGTTGCTGCACCACCGGCACCCTCTCCAACGGCAGCTCCACGCCCAAGTCCCCGCGCGCCACGATCACGCCATCGCTGGTGCGAAGGATGGCATCCAGGTCAACGAGCGCCTCCGGCTTCTCGATCTTGGCAATGACGCGCACCGGCGCCCCCTGTGCGGCGATGAGCTCCCGCACTGCCGCAACATCTGCCGCCCGGCGCACAAAGGAGACCGCCACAAGATCGACCCCCTGTGCGAGCCCGAACAAGAGGTCTTTCCTGTCCTTGTCCGTCAGCGCAGGGGAAGAAACCTCGACTCCCGGCAGGTTGATCCCTTTGTAGCTCGTAACCGTCCCTCCTTCGATGACTTTGCAGGTGACAGACCGGTCGGTGGTCGCGAGCACCTTCAGCTGGATGAGGCCGTCATCGATCAGAATCTTGTCC
The genomic region above belongs to candidate division KSB1 bacterium and contains:
- a CDS encoding 6-phosphofructokinase is translated as MTKSGKSRLAILVGGGPAPGINGVISAATTEARKSDLEVLGIMDGFKWLIGDNLDELRQNVRELHMRDVARIHFMGGSILRTSRVNPTKDERTLRNCLRAFHHLGVNYVITIGGDDTIYAASKLAAAAKGKIKFAHVPKTIDNDLPLPENLPTFGFQTARHLGAELVKNLMEDSRTTNRWYFIVAMGRKAGHLALGMAKAAGATLAVIAEEFKPGPITVQAVCDVLEGAILKRRAMGHKHGVAVIAEGLAERFTPAELQAIPGVVIEHDPYGNIRLGEVELGKILKLQLENRFAARGDKIEIVEINIGYVLRCADPIPFDCEYVRDLGYSAVRYLLSTRPEHRDSALICVNGGKQLPVRFEDVLDPATGKTRLRLVDVTTESYQVAVEYMVRLHQRDLDDTKFLAEMAKLAREDPEHLRQRLAHVALP
- a CDS encoding ketoacyl-ACP synthase III, which encodes MVRARIAGTGMCVPERVVSNFDLEKLMDTSDAWIRERTGIVERRFVTPGVGSADLGLGASLKALEDAGKKPEEVDFIIFATLSPEYPFPGSGCLLQAKLGITDVGALDVRNQCSGFIYGLSIADQYVRTGMYRCVLVVGAEVQSIGLNLSTAGRDTAVLFGDGAGAVVVTPSADGSGILSTNLLADGRYAKELWMEHPGCLRSPRLTPEMLTDGSLDPKMNGRTVFKHAVTRFCEAIEEALRANELTIEQVALIIPHQANLRITEAVAERFGGMDKVYSNIHKYGNTTAASIPIALHEAVREGRVRQGDYIVLVAFGSGFTWASAVVKW
- a CDS encoding phosphatase PAP2 family protein, whose product is MKRLFVRVRQYFNKPSRRWRVYVLLAVVLYFVAINQVIRVRPDHAFVALLMLATLLGKEKGKRFLIDWSPFIVFWTAYDMMRGIADSVRGVINVALPYRVELALFGPLFGGQLPCFFFQHWQQRLGASPLRQLLDASGGLFYTLHFGLPIVLGWYFWHTRDDRRLFYTFVGTLTLLNFSALATFMAYPAAPPWYVYAHGFGQPARTSFWGMGPGGLLNVDRMIGMKFFTTLWGGFNPNHFAAIPSLHGAYPVVIALFVHKGLRWPVPLVALYPLCVWFSAVYLNQHYIIDLLIGTGYVVVAYVIVTRVLMPKVIDPLLARPARKPAALVTTVAN
- the pyk gene encoding pyruvate kinase; protein product: MRRTKICCTIGPASACQKTIENLIRAGMDVARLNFSHGTHEEHAEAIAMIRRASEQLGVPVAIMQDLQGPKLRIGQVAGGSLTLLRGQEVTILAQEAEADPGVLTTWYLHLPKDVRPGDKILIDDGLIQLKVLATTDRSVTCKVIEGGTVTSYKGINLPGVEVSSPALTDKDRKDLLFGLAQGVDLVAVSFVRRAADVAAVRELIAAQGAPVRVIAKIEKPEALVDLDAILRTSDGVIVARGDLGVELPLERVPVVQQQIVHRCRQTGVPCIVATQMLESMRTQPRPTRAEVTDVANAIQEGADAVMLTAETATGERPVQVARMLARIIRAVEGEERYLRSEAPPRPAATPTVADAVADSACRAAADLKARAIVTLTQSGYTACMIAKYRPEAPIVAFTPHVAVQRQMQLVWGVRPRLLQFSDDLQDLLERIDAHMLAARLASPGDLLVVVMGFPIPRRGTTNLITVHQVRG